From one Pedobacter faecalis genomic stretch:
- a CDS encoding rod shape-determining protein yields the protein MGLFNWFTQEVAIDLGTANTLIIHNDKVVVDEPSIVAFDRQTNKIIAIGRQAMQMEGKTHDNIRTVRPLKDGVIADFNAAEAMIKGMIRMLNGGKGWMFPSLRMVICIPSGITEVEKRAVRDSAEIAGAKEVYLIHEPMAAAVGIGIDVEEPMGNMIIDIGGGTTEIAVIALSGIVCDQSIRVAGDNFDSDIVNYIRRQHNIMIGDRTAEKIKIEVGAALPELQDPPSDFAVQGRDLMTGVPKQITVSYTEIAHCLDKSISKIEEAILKALEITPPELSADIYQTGIYLTGGGALLRGLDKRVAAKTKLPVHVAEDPLRAVVRGTGIALKNIGGYKFLMQ from the coding sequence ATGGGTTTATTCAATTGGTTCACACAGGAGGTTGCTATTGATCTTGGCACGGCAAACACCCTGATTATACATAATGACAAGGTAGTGGTTGATGAACCTTCAATCGTTGCTTTCGACAGACAAACAAATAAAATTATCGCCATTGGCAGGCAGGCCATGCAAATGGAGGGTAAGACCCACGATAATATTCGTACCGTCAGACCGCTTAAGGATGGTGTAATTGCCGACTTTAATGCTGCTGAGGCCATGATTAAAGGAATGATCCGCATGCTGAACGGTGGGAAGGGCTGGATGTTCCCTTCGCTAAGGATGGTGATCTGTATTCCTTCCGGCATTACGGAAGTGGAGAAACGTGCGGTGCGCGATTCGGCGGAAATTGCCGGAGCAAAGGAAGTTTACCTGATCCATGAGCCGATGGCGGCAGCGGTAGGTATCGGGATCGATGTGGAAGAGCCAATGGGTAACATGATCATCGATATAGGCGGTGGTACTACAGAAATTGCGGTTATTGCGTTATCTGGTATTGTGTGCGACCAGTCGATACGTGTGGCGGGTGATAATTTTGACTCGGATATTGTTAACTACATCCGCCGTCAGCATAATATCATGATCGGCGACCGTACGGCAGAGAAGATCAAAATTGAAGTTGGTGCGGCTTTGCCGGAGCTTCAGGATCCGCCTTCTGATTTTGCGGTGCAGGGCAGGGACCTTATGACAGGTGTGCCTAAACAGATCACGGTATCGTATACAGAGATTGCCCACTGCCTGGATAAATCTATATCGAAGATAGAAGAAGCAATATTAAAGGCGCTTGAAATTACGCCGCCGGAGCTTTCGGCGGATATTTACCAGACGGGTATTTACCTGACCGGCGGTGGTGCTTTGCTTCGCGGTTTGGATAAGCGGGTTGCAGCTAAGACTAAACTTCCTGTTCACGTGGCGGAAGATCCGCTTCGTGCCGTAGTAAGAGGTACTGGTATAGCCCTTAAAAATATTGGCGGTTATAAGTTTTTGATGCAATAA
- the mreC gene encoding rod shape-determining protein MreC yields MRNLWIFISRYNAFFLFIIFFVIGLILTVKNNAYQRGVTINSTNEIVGKTYENLNVLRKYLNLGAVNDSLAAENAKLKTEILALKLVDTAKAVTVKDTAGVPQYTYLAARVIKNSITLRNNMITINRGRADGIAEGMPVASPTTGVVGYIRDVSEHLATIQSLLHQKTFISVSVKRNKAVGSLVWGDRNFDYRTAVIRDIPNHFKLTLKDTIVTSSYSAFPAGIPVGQVINTGIASGGNFMTIGIRLFNDFSTLQYVYVITDKYAAEQKELEAKTPDEQ; encoded by the coding sequence ATGCGTAACCTTTGGATTTTCATCAGCAGATACAACGCATTCTTCCTGTTTATTATTTTTTTTGTCATCGGTCTTATCCTTACGGTTAAAAACAACGCTTATCAGCGTGGCGTAACGATCAATTCTACCAACGAGATTGTCGGGAAAACCTACGAGAATCTGAATGTACTCAGAAAGTATCTTAATCTGGGCGCTGTAAATGATAGTCTGGCAGCGGAAAATGCGAAGCTGAAAACGGAAATCCTTGCGTTAAAACTGGTGGATACCGCTAAGGCAGTGACCGTAAAAGACACGGCTGGCGTACCTCAGTACACCTATCTGGCTGCGCGGGTCATCAAAAACTCTATCACGCTTCGGAACAATATGATCACGATAAACCGGGGGCGTGCAGACGGCATTGCAGAGGGTATGCCCGTGGCTTCGCCCACTACGGGGGTGGTTGGATATATCCGTGATGTGTCGGAACACCTGGCCACCATACAATCGCTGCTGCATCAGAAAACTTTTATCAGTGTAAGCGTTAAAAGAAACAAGGCGGTGGGCTCGCTGGTGTGGGGCGACAGAAACTTTGACTATCGGACGGCTGTTATCAGGGATATCCCGAACCACTTCAAACTGACGCTGAAGGATACGATCGTGACTTCGAGTTATTCTGCTTTTCCGGCAGGTATACCGGTGGGACAGGTGATTAACACGGGAATTGCCAGTGGGGGTAATTTTATGACCATCGGCATCAGGCTGTTTAACGATTTCAGCACGCTGCAATATGTGTATGTGATTACGGATAAGTATGCCGCTGAACAAAAGGAACTAGAAGCTAAAACACCGGATGAACAGTAA
- a CDS encoding rod shape-determining protein MreD, with amino-acid sequence MNSKLILVNIVRWVVLILVQILFLRNMGFYNLANPFLYILILLLLPFGIPNLLLYLLAFLTGLTLDAFYDTLGVHAAACVMLAFVRILFISVTVSRDGFDEPEPTLGNMGFKWFILYAFFCVFSHHLVFFILETFRFTEFSYTLFRCLLSGLLTLFLVVLVEFLFYNRKAR; translated from the coding sequence ATGAACAGTAAGCTTATATTGGTGAACATAGTAAGGTGGGTTGTGCTTATACTGGTACAGATCCTGTTTTTGCGCAACATGGGTTTTTATAACCTGGCCAACCCTTTTCTATATATTCTGATTCTGCTGCTTCTGCCTTTCGGAATTCCCAATTTGCTTTTGTACCTCCTGGCCTTTCTGACGGGTCTCACACTGGATGCTTTCTATGACACCCTGGGCGTGCATGCGGCGGCCTGTGTGATGCTGGCTTTTGTACGCATCCTGTTTATTTCTGTGACAGTGAGCCGGGACGGTTTTGACGAGCCTGAGCCTACGCTGGGCAATATGGGCTTTAAATGGTTTATACTGTACGCATTCTTTTGTGTATTTTCACACCATCTGGTTTTTTTTATACTGGAAACCTTCAGGTTTACGGAGTTTTCGTACACGCTGTTCAGGTGCCTGCTGAGTGGCCTGCTTACGTTGTTCCTGGTGGTGTTGGTAGAGTTTCTATTTTATAACAGGAAAGCACGCTGA
- the mrdA gene encoding penicillin-binding protein 2, whose translation MNNQNLFNRKYVVQGLFILMGLILLSTLFYMQVYSDKYFLSAESNVLRKIYTFPARGVILDRNEKILVQNEPVYDLMAIPNDVKPFDTLALCRIIGVDTARFGRNFRKTRRLSRYQPGSIEKQLSVEIYQALSEQLSRFPGFFVQSRTIRQYPDSIASHFLGYTKEVTPKEIETSQGYYRSGDYIGKSGVEKSYEHVLRGERGVVNMLYDVHNVPQGSYAEGKFDTAAVSGEQLISSLDKSLQKLGEELMQNKIGSIVAIEPATGEILAFVSSPGYDPNLMVGRQSGNNYMELLKNPHRVFNNRPIRGYYSPGSAFKPLNALIGLQEGVMDPNTTFFCPHYFQAGSHRLKCEHYDGPVALRMALARSCNTYACYVFQRQLTQRKYKNQRIAYDDWRKKVMLWGLGDSLGVDLPGERTGRLYDAAYYSGKYSKYWGYSTVISLAVGQGEMDATPLQMANIMAAIANRGYFIKPHLIKGIGKNRVINKEYVKKNYVGVDARHFEPVIDGMQDAVNASWGTAIGSRIDDIVMCGKTGTVQNPRGKNHSVFIGFAPRDNPKIAIAVIVENAGYGSKYAAPIASYITEKYIKGTIAGRRAGDVEAMKKEVVMPDPPKPKVKKVAPAPDTLKQQIASIQR comes from the coding sequence ATGAACAATCAGAATCTGTTTAACCGAAAATATGTTGTTCAGGGCCTCTTCATATTGATGGGCCTGATTTTGCTGAGCACGCTTTTCTATATGCAGGTATATAGTGATAAGTATTTCCTCTCGGCCGAGAGCAACGTGCTTCGGAAGATTTATACTTTCCCGGCCAGGGGGGTTATTCTGGACCGCAATGAGAAGATCCTGGTGCAGAATGAGCCGGTATACGATCTTATGGCTATACCTAATGACGTCAAGCCTTTTGATACCCTGGCGCTTTGCCGCATTATTGGCGTGGATACGGCCAGGTTTGGCCGGAACTTCAGGAAGACCAGGCGCCTGTCAAGATACCAGCCGGGAAGTATTGAAAAGCAGCTTTCGGTGGAAATATATCAGGCTTTGTCTGAACAGCTCTCCAGGTTTCCGGGCTTCTTTGTGCAGAGCCGAACCATCCGGCAGTACCCGGACAGCATTGCCAGTCACTTCCTCGGTTATACGAAAGAGGTAACACCTAAGGAGATTGAGACCTCGCAGGGCTACTACCGCTCGGGCGATTACATCGGTAAGTCGGGCGTCGAAAAATCTTACGAGCATGTGCTCCGGGGCGAACGCGGGGTGGTGAACATGCTCTACGATGTACACAATGTTCCGCAGGGAAGCTATGCGGAGGGTAAGTTTGACACCGCAGCGGTATCTGGTGAGCAACTGATCTCTTCGCTGGACAAGAGTCTGCAAAAACTTGGTGAAGAGCTGATGCAAAATAAAATTGGCAGCATTGTAGCCATTGAACCGGCTACAGGGGAGATTTTGGCCTTTGTAAGCAGTCCGGGTTACGACCCCAACCTGATGGTAGGCAGGCAATCGGGCAACAACTACATGGAGCTATTAAAAAATCCGCACCGGGTGTTCAACAACAGGCCAATCAGGGGTTATTACTCACCCGGATCGGCGTTTAAGCCGCTGAATGCGTTAATTGGTCTGCAGGAAGGCGTTATGGACCCGAATACCACGTTTTTTTGTCCGCACTATTTTCAAGCGGGGAGTCACCGGCTTAAATGTGAGCACTATGACGGTCCTGTGGCCCTGCGCATGGCGCTGGCCCGCTCGTGCAACACTTATGCCTGCTACGTTTTCCAGAGACAGCTGACGCAGCGGAAATATAAGAACCAGCGGATTGCTTATGACGATTGGCGCAAGAAAGTCATGTTATGGGGGCTTGGCGACAGTCTGGGGGTCGACTTGCCCGGGGAGCGCACCGGACGCTTGTACGATGCGGCTTATTATTCGGGTAAGTACAGCAAATACTGGGGCTATTCTACAGTTATTTCGCTGGCGGTGGGCCAGGGGGAGATGGACGCCACGCCACTGCAAATGGCAAATATTATGGCAGCAATTGCCAATCGGGGGTACTTTATCAAGCCCCACCTGATCAAGGGTATCGGTAAGAACAGGGTGATCAATAAAGAATACGTGAAGAAAAACTACGTCGGCGTAGATGCTCGGCATTTTGAGCCGGTGATAGACGGTATGCAGGATGCGGTGAATGCGTCGTGGGGCACGGCTATCGGATCCAGAATTGACGACATCGTGATGTGCGGAAAGACGGGAACAGTACAAAACCCAAGAGGTAAAAACCACTCGGTATTTATCGGCTTTGCGCCGAGAGACAATCCTAAAATTGCCATTGCCGTAATTGTAGAGAATGCGGGCTACGGGAGCAAGTACGCCGCTCCTATTGCGAGTTATATCACAGAAAAATATATTAAAGGTACCATTGCGGGCAGGCGTGCCGGCGACGTAGAGGCGATGAAGAAGGAAGTAGTCATGCCAGATCCGCCGAAACCTAAAGTTAAAAAGGTAGCCCCCGCCCCGGATACACTGAAACAGCAAATAGCATCTATCCAGCGATGA
- the rodA gene encoding rod shape-determining protein RodA: MSYNQGNRFFFNVDWVTILIYIALCSIGFVNIYASIFTATDDPGIFNFSTNYGKQLIFIISGLLIGFSILLLDAKFFSIFSPIIYGLTLLLLVVVLLIGRNVGGNQAWIALGSFRLQPSELAKFGTALLLARYVSTFNPKFSDFKSIFFAGVIILLPLILILLQPDAGSALVFLSFMFPLYREGLSGYFLLIFLGMIVLFVADFLVPMNVLIPVILVVGSLFVYTYRRKQKAMFSAIIVTVVAIAYLFVVKLAYEKVLKQHQRTRIEIMLGLKTDPKGVGYNVIQSKIAIGSGQLTGRGFKQGTQTKYGYVPEQSTDFIFSTIGEEWGFAGCFVVIGLFTFLLLRIINLAERQRSSFSRVYGYCVASILFFHVFINIGMTIGIVPVIGIPLPFISYGGSSLWSFTVLLFIFLKLDANRMGFI; this comes from the coding sequence ATGAGTTATAATCAGGGAAACAGGTTCTTTTTTAATGTGGACTGGGTAACGATCCTGATCTACATAGCGCTGTGCAGCATCGGCTTTGTAAATATCTATGCCTCCATTTTTACCGCGACTGACGACCCGGGGATTTTTAACTTCAGTACAAATTATGGCAAGCAGCTTATTTTTATCATAAGCGGCCTGCTTATAGGCTTTTCGATATTGCTTCTGGATGCAAAATTCTTCAGCATATTCTCGCCCATCATATATGGCCTAACCTTACTGTTGCTTGTGGTGGTGTTGCTGATCGGGCGTAATGTTGGTGGCAACCAAGCCTGGATCGCTCTGGGAAGCTTCAGACTGCAGCCTTCGGAGCTGGCGAAGTTTGGCACGGCACTATTGCTGGCCCGTTACGTGAGTACGTTTAATCCTAAATTTTCCGACTTTAAGTCGATATTTTTTGCCGGCGTGATCATCCTGCTGCCTTTGATACTCATACTGCTGCAGCCCGACGCCGGATCGGCCCTGGTGTTTCTGTCTTTTATGTTTCCGCTTTACCGCGAGGGCTTATCTGGCTACTTTTTGCTCATCTTCCTGGGTATGATTGTGCTGTTTGTGGCAGACTTCCTTGTCCCGATGAATGTGTTGATACCGGTTATACTGGTGGTAGGAAGCCTTTTTGTATATACTTACCGGAGAAAACAGAAGGCCATGTTTTCGGCTATCATCGTGACGGTAGTTGCGATAGCCTACCTGTTTGTGGTAAAACTGGCCTACGAAAAGGTTCTTAAACAGCATCAGCGCACACGGATTGAGATCATGCTGGGCTTGAAGACCGACCCCAAGGGTGTGGGCTACAATGTGATTCAATCTAAGATCGCGATAGGTTCCGGACAGTTGACCGGACGCGGCTTTAAACAGGGTACGCAGACGAAGTATGGCTACGTACCGGAGCAAAGTACCGACTTTATTTTCTCTACCATAGGTGAGGAATGGGGCTTTGCCGGTTGTTTTGTTGTGATCGGGCTGTTTACTTTCCTGCTGCTCCGGATCATTAACCTTGCAGAGCGTCAGCGCTCGAGCTTTTCGCGGGTATACGGTTACTGTGTGGCAAGCATACTCTTCTTCCACGTATTCATCAATATTGGCATGACGATAGGGATAGTGCCCGTAATAGGCATTCCTCTCCCATTCATCAGCTACGGCGGATCATCGCTTTGGAGCTTCACCGTGTTGTTGTTTATTTTCCTTAAGCTTGACGCGAACCGGATGGGCTTTATTTAA
- a CDS encoding ferritin has translation MKDIIRAKCLISSDVEALINQQIKKEAHSSAIYLSMASWCNRNGYDYSADYFFKQAEEERMHQLKFYKYVLDMGGTAISPEITNIRIEYNSFREVFEEALDQEISVTQSIKNIAARCHKEQDYVTLEFLNWFFKEQREEEYKARRALELFDVIGEEGTGRWQIDKHVGQIKYDSED, from the coding sequence ATGAAAGATATAATCCGCGCAAAGTGCTTAATTTCATCAGATGTAGAAGCACTTATCAACCAGCAAATAAAAAAGGAAGCGCATTCATCGGCGATTTACCTCTCTATGGCATCGTGGTGCAACCGCAATGGGTACGACTATTCGGCCGACTACTTCTTTAAGCAGGCCGAAGAGGAGCGCATGCATCAGCTTAAGTTTTATAAATATGTACTTGATATGGGCGGAACGGCTATTTCACCGGAAATCACCAACATCAGAATAGAATATAATTCATTCCGTGAAGTGTTCGAAGAAGCGCTTGATCAGGAGATCAGCGTAACACAATCTATCAAAAATATAGCTGCGCGCTGCCATAAAGAGCAGGACTATGTGACTCTGGAATTCCTTAACTGGTTCTTCAAAGAGCAGCGTGAAGAAGAATACAAGGCCCGCCGTGCCCTGGAGCTTTTCGACGTGATCGGAGAAGAAGGCACCGGAAGATGGCAGATAGACAAGCATGTTGGTCAGATAAAATACGACAGCGAAGATTAA
- a CDS encoding sensor histidine kinase gives MNRLRRLHDRLIGSPDQTILQARIFHEVSIIALLLIPAAIFFNLFIGVPYAGYVLSAAFILVALLFVNSRYFGNLKASVAIFTFSMASVLAMNYYINSGAQGPTLLLFVVLMVFTISLMPSDQYKFWVVFNAAVVSALVISEYSNPQLISESYEGRASYFIDILTTYIAVIVCIGVVMAYLIRSHETEKAKVLKASKALKQANDAKTRLLSILSHDLRSPLNSIQSFLEILIDYNLSEQEEKAIKKSLLRETKNTQVMLFNLLNWTKSQMEGGVTVNLQKLNLNESVEGCLKVQRAAALEKMITIRNLTAPDASIVADPDMFSLIIRNLVNNAIKFTHTGGDISIFSEVGEGFTKLMVRDNGIGISEDKQEKLFSLETQSAYGTNKEKGVGLGLLLCWEFTEMQGGKISFSSRPGEGTCFTLKFPSGQSSVISAAYASGEGKTVY, from the coding sequence ATGAATAGGTTGAGGCGGCTTCATGACCGGTTGATCGGTAGTCCTGATCAGACCATCCTCCAGGCAAGGATTTTCCATGAGGTGAGCATTATTGCGCTTCTGCTCATCCCCGCAGCCATATTTTTTAATCTTTTTATAGGCGTTCCCTATGCCGGCTATGTACTCTCGGCAGCGTTTATTTTAGTGGCCTTACTGTTTGTTAATTCGCGGTACTTCGGAAACCTGAAAGCCAGCGTTGCCATTTTTACCTTTTCTATGGCCAGCGTTCTGGCGATGAACTATTATATCAATTCGGGGGCACAGGGTCCTACCCTACTGCTTTTTGTGGTACTGATGGTTTTCACGATCTCGCTGATGCCTTCCGATCAGTATAAGTTCTGGGTGGTTTTTAACGCTGCTGTGGTTTCTGCCCTGGTGATATCGGAGTACTCAAATCCGCAGCTGATCAGCGAAAGTTACGAGGGACGGGCAAGCTATTTCATCGACATTTTAACAACATACATTGCCGTAATTGTCTGCATCGGCGTAGTGATGGCTTACCTCATCAGAAGCCACGAAACAGAGAAGGCTAAAGTGCTCAAGGCCTCCAAGGCCTTGAAACAAGCAAACGACGCCAAGACGAGGCTTTTGTCCATTTTGTCGCACGACTTACGATCTCCCCTGAATTCGATACAAAGTTTTCTGGAAATACTGATCGATTATAATTTGTCGGAACAAGAAGAGAAGGCAATTAAGAAGAGTCTGCTGCGGGAAACGAAAAATACTCAGGTAATGTTGTTTAACCTGCTTAACTGGACAAAATCGCAAATGGAGGGAGGCGTTACGGTAAATCTGCAGAAACTAAACCTCAACGAATCTGTGGAGGGATGTTTAAAAGTGCAGCGTGCGGCTGCTCTGGAAAAGATGATTACCATCCGTAACCTGACAGCACCAGACGCGAGTATCGTTGCAGACCCGGATATGTTTAGCCTTATTATACGCAATCTGGTGAACAACGCGATAAAATTTACACATACCGGCGGTGACATCAGCATTTTTAGTGAGGTTGGAGAGGGGTTCACCAAGTTGATGGTTAGGGACAACGGAATAGGCATTTCGGAGGATAAGCAGGAAAAGTTGTTTTCGCTGGAAACGCAGTCGGCCTATGGCACAAATAAGGAGAAGGGTGTGGGACTGGGGCTCTTGTTATGCTGGGAATTTACGGAAATGCAAGGCGGCAAAATTAGTTTCAGCAGTCGGCCGGGTGAAGGCACCTGTTTTACGCTGAAATTTCCTTCAGGTCAAAGTTCCGTAATATCAGCAGCTTACGCGTCTGGTGAAGGCAAGACCGTATATTAA
- a CDS encoding sensor histidine kinase — translation MIVRQILCVLFLLAANLNAAPKELVLNYEHQVPVHSGTLEAIYEDEHVKNIVNGFMFGALLALMIYSLYTYIATADKTHLYYSGYLCFSILFLLIRNGYLTQGIPVWSLSGLTISSTIALIFSIPFSNGYLRLKAYYPKIYRLGRWLIPILLIPMLIDLSGHPVMAFRVLQACLALAAGYWLSAACLSLIQGYKPAYHYLAALTFLLVCYGVYEGFHSSMSLQMGLCLQALVLSYALAVKLNDSKKQTMRLQTEMLQQTAGFSRELLIAQENEKESIAAELSNQVGQLLVLLKNEMHALEKLSEGTNTELFENITRDIGKAIEEVSNVSFSLRPYQMDTLGLKRSLERLAEDMAHEISTTLLIKIAEIDQLLTREAQMNLYRIVQELLSNLAKHADATTCSINIQISENYIVLKYRDNGKGYDTGYTSSGLGLSGIRERCKLLEADLKMSSKRNSGTEVYINIPMQILST, via the coding sequence ATGATTGTCAGGCAGATTCTCTGTGTATTATTCTTGCTGGCTGCAAACTTGAACGCTGCCCCCAAAGAGCTTGTACTGAATTACGAACACCAGGTACCGGTACATTCTGGCACGCTGGAAGCGATATACGAAGACGAGCATGTCAAAAATATCGTTAATGGCTTCATGTTCGGGGCTTTACTTGCCCTGATGATTTACAGCCTGTATACTTATATCGCCACCGCGGACAAAACGCATTTATATTACTCAGGTTATCTGTGTTTCAGCATTCTGTTTTTACTGATCCGGAACGGCTATCTTACCCAAGGGATACCAGTTTGGAGTTTAAGTGGGCTCACCATAAGCTCGACGATCGCCTTGATTTTCAGCATACCCTTCAGTAATGGCTACTTGCGGTTGAAAGCCTATTATCCCAAGATTTACCGTCTTGGTAGATGGCTGATACCAATCTTACTGATTCCAATGCTCATTGATCTTTCCGGTCATCCGGTTATGGCCTTTAGAGTCCTGCAGGCATGCCTGGCTCTCGCAGCTGGCTATTGGCTGTCCGCTGCCTGCTTAAGCTTGATACAGGGCTACAAACCAGCATATCATTATTTGGCCGCGTTGACTTTCCTTCTAGTCTGTTACGGCGTTTATGAGGGCTTCCACTCCTCTATGAGCCTGCAAATGGGACTTTGCCTGCAAGCCCTGGTACTATCTTACGCGCTAGCTGTAAAACTGAACGATTCTAAAAAGCAGACGATGCGCCTGCAAACTGAAATGCTGCAACAAACCGCCGGGTTCTCCAGGGAGCTCCTGATTGCGCAGGAAAATGAAAAGGAAAGTATCGCCGCTGAACTGAGCAACCAAGTCGGACAGCTACTGGTATTGCTTAAGAATGAAATGCATGCGCTGGAAAAACTTAGCGAGGGAACCAATACCGAACTTTTTGAAAATATCACTCGTGACATTGGAAAAGCCATAGAGGAGGTTAGCAATGTTTCATTTTCCCTTAGACCATATCAAATGGACACACTTGGACTAAAACGCTCCCTGGAACGACTGGCTGAGGACATGGCTCATGAAATATCAACAACCCTTCTAATAAAAATAGCGGAAATCGATCAGTTGCTGACAAGGGAGGCCCAGATGAACCTCTACAGAATCGTCCAGGAGCTGCTCAGCAATCTGGCCAAACATGCCGATGCCACCACTTGCAGCATCAACATCCAGATCTCCGAAAATTATATCGTCCTGAAGTACAGGGACAATGGGAAAGGTTATGATACCGGCTACACTTCATCAGGACTGGGTCTGTCTGGCATCCGCGAACGCTGCAAACTTTTGGAGGCCGATCTTAAAATGAGCAGTAAACGCAACTCAGGCACCGAAGTTTATATCAATATACCTATGCAAATACTATCGACATGA
- a CDS encoding response regulator — MNEKTTILIADDHPIFLKGLKEVIETEPGYEVIFEAKNGLEALAVAKTRRPMVTILDIDMPEMNGLVAAEELIKLVPDANVILLTMHKAKDTFLRALDIGVAGYVLKENAVVDIIQAIEAVLTGNSYISPEMSSFLLSQRRTGANNPTAIELLHILTPSERKILRLVGSYKSTKAIADELFISEKTVSNHRMNILKKLNLNGKNSLLRFAIEHR; from the coding sequence ATGAACGAAAAAACCACTATACTCATCGCTGATGATCATCCGATTTTCCTCAAGGGACTCAAAGAAGTCATAGAAACGGAACCGGGCTACGAAGTCATTTTTGAAGCAAAAAATGGGCTGGAAGCACTCGCCGTTGCCAAAACGCGTCGTCCTATGGTAACCATTCTAGACATAGACATGCCTGAAATGAACGGACTGGTTGCAGCCGAAGAGCTGATTAAACTCGTTCCTGATGCAAATGTCATACTGCTCACCATGCATAAGGCGAAAGACACCTTCCTGCGCGCCCTGGATATTGGCGTGGCCGGCTATGTATTGAAAGAAAATGCCGTGGTAGATATCATCCAGGCCATAGAAGCGGTCTTGACCGGAAATTCCTATATCAGTCCAGAAATGAGCTCCTTTCTGCTCAGCCAGCGCCGAACCGGAGCCAATAATCCCACGGCTATTGAGCTGCTGCATATCCTTACCCCCTCAGAAAGGAAAATTCTGAGGCTGGTCGGAAGCTACAAAAGTACCAAGGCGATTGCTGATGAATTATTCATTAGTGAAAAAACGGTCTCTAACCATCGGATGAACATCCTGAAAAAGTTAAATCTGAATGGTAAGAACAGCCTCCTGCGTTTTGCCATTGAACATCGGTAA